A window from Aerococcus sp. Group 1 encodes these proteins:
- a CDS encoding MFS transporter, with protein MRNNRYLPTALGLYINYIIHGMGVIIISQNQNMLMEQWGTDLAGIGSVIGWLGIGRLIAIVISGPLSDRFGRKPFVYLGMATYMAYFLGLIYSHSVAMASVFALIAGLSNSFLDSGTYPALMESFPENAGTANVLIKAFVQIGQFLLPLIIGFLTNNSLWFGWSFIIAVAVLGINMLTMWRMPFPDEDAKEQAEETGGDDFVSAVKFKSKPKWYIEGIAFVIYGFISQATFYLISQSLNTYGQMAAGLSMNEANALMSYYSVGSLLCVFVTAVVATKVRSVKLVAGYTFMSLVAAVLMWLYPTPLMLKVGAAMIGFFAAGGVMQLGLTVMGEMFPQGKGTVTSIFYTFGSVASWLIPNISPWLIENYDISAVMLFEVIIAAIGFIIGVIIFIRYYQVVDTSEMPE; from the coding sequence ATGAGAAATAATCGTTACTTGCCCACAGCCTTAGGATTATATATTAACTATATTATCCATGGTATGGGGGTAATCATCATTTCCCAGAACCAGAACATGCTCATGGAGCAATGGGGTACTGATTTAGCGGGTATCGGTTCAGTGATTGGTTGGTTAGGTATTGGTCGTTTGATAGCTATTGTTATTTCTGGACCACTCTCAGATAGATTTGGGCGGAAACCTTTTGTTTATTTGGGAATGGCAACCTACATGGCTTATTTCTTAGGACTTATTTATAGCCATAGCGTAGCCATGGCCTCTGTTTTTGCCTTAATTGCTGGTTTATCTAACTCATTCCTAGATTCAGGAACATATCCAGCTTTAATGGAATCCTTCCCTGAAAATGCTGGGACAGCAAACGTTTTGATTAAAGCTTTTGTACAAATTGGTCAATTCCTCTTGCCATTGATCATTGGTTTCTTAACCAATAACTCCCTATGGTTCGGTTGGTCATTTATTATTGCCGTAGCTGTTTTAGGAATTAATATGTTAACCATGTGGAGAATGCCTTTCCCGGATGAGGATGCTAAAGAACAAGCGGAAGAAACCGGTGGCGATGACTTTGTTTCTGCAGTTAAATTTAAATCAAAACCTAAATGGTATATAGAAGGAATCGCCTTTGTAATCTATGGCTTTATTTCCCAAGCTACCTTTTACTTAATTTCGCAATCATTAAATACTTATGGACAAATGGCAGCGGGTTTATCAATGAATGAAGCCAATGCTTTGATGTCTTATTACTCAGTAGGATCCTTACTCTGTGTCTTCGTGACAGCTGTTGTCGCGACAAAAGTACGTTCAGTAAAACTTGTTGCAGGCTATACTTTCATGTCTTTAGTTGCTGCCGTTTTGATGTGGCTATACCCAACGCCATTGATGCTTAAAGTTGGTGCCGCAATGATTGGATTCTTTGCTGCTGGTGGTGTTATGCAGTTAGGCTTAACGGTTATGGGAGAAATGTTCCCTCAAGGAAAAGGTACCGTCACCAGTATCTTCTATACCTTTGGGAGTGTCGCTTCATGGCTCATCCCTAATATCAGTCCTTGGTTAATTGAAAATTATGATATAAGCGCTGTGATGTTATTTGAAGTCATTATCGCTGCGATCGGATTTATCATCGGTGTGATTATCTTTATCCGTTACTATCAAGTCGTTGATACTAGCGAAATGCCAGAATAA
- the aroD gene encoding type I 3-dehydroquinate dehydratase, translating to MKEVVVKDVTIGKGRPKVIIPVVANSEKAIIDTFSKINQEPCDLIEWRIDHFDDVLEEGAVAALSHKLKGACPKPLLITFRTQHEGGACQLDDEGYQKLYQTIIAEADFELLDIEMMMPEDMVTTLIDRAHQKGIKVILSNHDFDKTPKKETIIDRLSRMEEKGADIAKIAVMPNENADVVTLLNATFERYQVAETPLITMSMGQLGMVSRLAGELFGSQASFGALGQVSAPGQAPVEDLHNVLNLLTLNAE from the coding sequence ATGAAAGAAGTAGTCGTTAAAGACGTTACTATCGGAAAGGGTCGGCCTAAGGTCATTATTCCAGTAGTAGCTAATAGCGAGAAAGCAATTATCGATACTTTCTCAAAGATCAACCAAGAACCCTGCGATTTAATTGAATGGCGAATTGACCATTTCGATGACGTCTTAGAAGAAGGCGCTGTGGCTGCTCTAAGTCACAAATTGAAAGGAGCTTGTCCCAAGCCATTGTTAATTACTTTCCGTACGCAACATGAAGGCGGCGCATGCCAATTGGATGATGAGGGCTATCAAAAACTCTATCAGACCATTATTGCAGAAGCAGATTTTGAATTATTGGATATCGAAATGATGATGCCTGAAGACATGGTAACTACACTTATTGATCGGGCTCATCAAAAAGGGATTAAAGTGATTCTAAGTAATCATGATTTTGACAAAACACCGAAAAAGGAAACCATTATCGATCGCCTATCAAGGATGGAAGAAAAAGGTGCTGATATCGCAAAAATTGCGGTTATGCCTAATGAAAATGCAGATGTCGTGACTCTGCTTAATGCCACCTTTGAGCGTTATCAAGTTGCTGAAACACCTTTAATCACCATGTCTATGGGGCAACTAGGGATGGTCAGTCGTTTAGCTGGCGAACTCTTTGGGTCTCAAGCAAGTTTTGGTGCCCTAGGCCAGGTTTCCGCGCCGGGCCAAGCACCCGTAGAAGATTTGCATAATGTTCTTAATTTATTGACATTAAATGCGGAATAA
- a CDS encoding CitMHS family transporter, translating into MLAIIALLMICTFVYFLLSQKLTVVGSLLIIPLVFGLGIVLFTDSGLEAVFKWIYEGVFYSIDDVTGEIVSGVAPAVFLILFAIFYFNMMLDVGLFDPIIEFFIKEMRGDPLRVTILTVCSSIAVSSTGDTTTAVIILLAAFVDLYKQMEMRLPILALLIIGPNTILNMLPWGGPAAVISSALNIELMDLSFALFPGMTGGILYTICLAFYFGCKERQRLNFDKEDKLDEGQKEKMLASIRNRRVEYKRPHLYWVNLLLTLTIIGLLMLGYGHGSVLFLLGSIIGATINFGDSKIVMDRIREYVAGAIAPPMATLGAGAFSGILYGSGMSQALAFGVIKAIPRFLGQHMALVYTLITIPGLVFLPQEAYYFGISSVMVNVMEQFGVTPLQTGVASMIPQAFGMISPIIPALYILTAQTQQTFFEYQKRYIKYLWPIFAIFCIIYILTGSLPV; encoded by the coding sequence GTGTTAGCCATTATTGCCTTATTGATGATTTGTACCTTTGTTTATTTCCTATTAAGTCAAAAATTAACAGTTGTTGGGTCCTTACTCATTATTCCTTTGGTGTTTGGACTTGGAATCGTTTTATTTACTGATAGTGGATTAGAAGCAGTCTTTAAGTGGATCTATGAAGGGGTATTCTATAGTATCGATGATGTGACTGGTGAAATTGTTTCCGGGGTTGCACCAGCGGTCTTCTTGATATTATTTGCTATTTTCTATTTTAATATGATGCTAGACGTAGGTCTCTTCGATCCTATTATTGAATTTTTTATTAAAGAAATGCGTGGGGACCCTTTACGAGTAACTATACTGACCGTTTGTTCATCGATTGCTGTTTCATCGACAGGGGACACCACTACGGCAGTTATCATTTTACTGGCTGCTTTTGTGGACTTGTATAAACAAATGGAGATGCGTTTACCTATACTGGCTTTATTAATAATTGGGCCTAATACTATTCTCAATATGCTTCCTTGGGGCGGACCGGCTGCGGTCATTTCCTCAGCTTTAAATATTGAATTAATGGATCTTTCTTTTGCTCTGTTTCCAGGGATGACTGGGGGTATCTTGTATACCATTTGTCTGGCCTTCTATTTCGGTTGTAAGGAACGTCAACGCCTCAATTTTGATAAGGAGGACAAGCTAGATGAAGGCCAAAAAGAAAAAATGCTGGCTTCTATTCGTAATCGTCGAGTAGAGTACAAACGCCCTCACTTGTATTGGGTGAATTTATTATTAACTTTAACTATTATTGGACTACTCATGCTAGGCTATGGGCATGGTTCAGTTCTCTTTCTTTTAGGAAGTATCATTGGAGCAACAATCAACTTTGGAGATTCTAAAATTGTTATGGATCGGATTCGTGAATATGTAGCTGGTGCCATTGCTCCACCAATGGCGACATTAGGTGCAGGTGCCTTTAGTGGGATTCTCTATGGTTCTGGAATGTCTCAGGCCTTAGCTTTCGGAGTAATTAAGGCGATTCCAAGGTTCTTAGGCCAGCATATGGCCTTAGTATATACTTTAATTACCATTCCAGGTTTAGTCTTCCTACCGCAAGAAGCTTATTATTTTGGAATTTCGAGTGTGATGGTAAATGTTATGGAACAATTCGGCGTTACACCTTTACAAACGGGAGTAGCTTCTATGATTCCTCAAGCTTTTGGGATGATATCTCCAATTATTCCTGCCCTGTATATTTTAACCGCACAAACCCAACAAACTTTCTTTGAATACCAAAAACGCTACATTAAATATCTCTGGCCTATTTTCGCTATCTTCTGCATCATCTATATATTAACTGGTAGTTTACCGGTATAA